The DNA sequence GAGAGCTGCTCCCAGAGATGAaggcagtgcagcagcagcagcagcagcagcaggaggaggaggaggatgaggaggaggaggaaggaactCTGTTTGTCCAGAAAATGACGTTTCAGGTCACTTTGTAGTAATGtacacagaaaatgtttttaatagtttaaaaaagcaatgaaaTTCCCTGACATTGAGtcaaatatctatctatctatatatatatatgtatatgcacacacatgcatattgtgcacatacacattttGCCATCCCACaaaattgtaaataaatattgataataataataataataaataatataaaataaaataaggaggCAACCTGAAGCTTGGGGAgttttgtcttgttgtgtcaTAATAGTGACAACTTTCTTGCAGGTTCCTAAAACTGCTAAAATGTTCATTACTGAAAATTCTCAATGGTTCCCAACCcattttacataaatatttaCTGAACCAAGACAGTGTGAGAAGaaggttcatttttttcccaacactCAATTTTCTTCCTTGTCAAGACATGGCATCTcaattacccacaatgcagctATTGTAGCTGTATGCGTACTCTTCTTGAGCCAGTAGCCctgagcagagatgaggagcaggctCCAGAGGTCTGGTAAAATCATATCTTTCTTACTCCCCAGATGTTATTGTATTCTCCAGTCCCAAACAGTTGATTCCCTCTGGAgtaaaaaatgactttattcTTTATAACTTTTCACATATGCAGTAGTGTTCTCCAACACCTGTAGACAACGTCTTTCAATCAAGGACAGGAAAGCAATAATCCTTTACTTGTATCTAGGGAAGATCCTGAAAAAGAACAGCAATTGATAATATATGATTGGGAATCACACCACATCAGAGGTGGGCAGGCTAGCCCTGATGGCATCAGTCATATTCAGGGTAATCTAAGTTTTGTCCAGTTTACTATTAAGCATTGAATCcaagattttaaagaaaaatacacatatttgtTGCCAAAAATACCTTCAGCTCCCCGGTCGTCTTCTTGCAGCAGTCCTCTGCTGCGTCCAGGTTGGGCGTGTTTGGGACTCTGAGGGTCTGAAGCTTGGGCCAAGGCTCCTGTATGAACCCGGCCTTTTTCTACTCGTCCGTGAGACTCGGGTGATGAGAGGACTTCTTCCTTCCTGTGTCTTAGTACGGGGACGCTGTCACTTGGGCTGACTCGTACAGCAGTGTGCTGCATGTCTCTGGCAGGGGCACTGTGAGCTTGGAGggcgggctgctgctgctgtgtcaccGTGGCTCGGTAGGGAGACGCCAGAGTGATAAAGACGGAGGACACCATCCTGTTTGGCGGAGCTGCTGATGCCATGACTGTGTGTCACCCACATACAGTCAGGAGGACAGGACAATGATTATCATGACTCAAGACAGCTTGGAACATTTGCTGTTTTACAGACCTGTTTGAAAAGACAAATCCTACAACAGACACGCACCATAAAGTCTTACCTGATCTTTTTAATCAACAGtaataagaataaaacaaatagaCATTGAATATTTGGTCTCATCCATGTCAGTATTTAATCTAGCGTACACACCTTCTCAGTCAACTTTGTGGGTGCACTCACTTTCACTATGCAGTGGTaaagtcacacactcacagctctctttATCTATAATGAATGGTTTCAGAGGCAGAAGGCACAAATCTGAATGATCTGTTTCCTAAAACCCACTCACACTGTGAGCTGCCATTACCTACCTGGGAGAAACTGTGGTTTGAAGATGgctcttgttttcttctctctccttcccctgctCTGTATCTctaaacttttgttttccctcctaCAAGCTGCCACAGTGAGAAGACTTTACTCCGACAGAGAGGGCGACTATCTGCAGAAGGCCACTCCTTTTCCTTCTGTACCTCCCCTCCCAGCTCCCTCGTCCGTcgacccctcctccctctctggctGAATGACAATaccacctccctccctaccGTAAAAGGTGAACAGTTAATCTCtggcaaagtgcagtaaaaaacatgacacatttaTCCACTATGAAAACTTTGCAGGCAcgctcacatgcacacgcacacgcacacacagtggcatgcatgcacatagacacacacacactcagagtaAGTCATGCAACAGTTGTGCAATCTGGCCAGCCGAGTAAACAGACAGACTTTCAACAAATATATCATACAGGATCATGAAGTTTCTCAAAAGGTTTCCGCCCCTTAAATAGACAAGCATTGACACACTCAGTCGCCTCCCACTTCTTTATCTTTTTGCATGCCAGCAGGATGTGACTGTACCTGCCTTTTTCTAGCTGCTCTCTACCTCAAGctgccctctttctctctcatgtGCAGCTCTGCCTTATTGTTCTGTCAGCGTTATTTTCCCTACCTCCCTCGTTGAGTctgcctccttttttcttctccctctttccttcccttcccttccccccACTACATTATATCACTTTAGCCTTGACTTACTATCAGCGTGTTATGGCATTGCCTCCATTTGTTCCTCACTGACGTGCAGAGCCAGACACTGTTTGATTATACGTGTTGGACTTCACCGGTCTCTCCTGATCAAGCTTTTGTGTTCTGCtcaacaggagcagcagcattACAGTGCAATGAATCATGGCATTGTGCAAGAGGAGATGTTGGTATATTAGGAGAGGAAGGGAACAGTGAGTGATGTCTGTGAGGGCTATGAAAAAGCtgctttgttgtgtttgctgcCCTCCACCAGAATGAGTCCAAGCGATATCAGCTCTGCTGATCAGCAAATATTGTGGTTAGTCTCTGGAGCCGAAGCTTGTGAGGTTTACTCCCATTGTGAGAGTCACATAGGAGGATGGAGTGAGAAGCTAAATGTTGAATAAACTTTCCCGATCGagctggaaggagagagaggcaggaatgtgtgagagagggtTAACAGGAGACGGAGATGAGGAGAGTGATGGGGGTCTCTGTTGTTCCAGCTCTGTGAAAAGGAATGCTGCAGTGATGTCACGGCTGCAGGAGGGAGCATGTCTGCTGATGACACAATCCCCAGACCCCCAAGCTCCGCCCACCCAACAGCCACAATCCTCATTAAACCCAATGAACCTCTTCACTTCTTCTAACAACAAAACTTTTCAATTTACCCACCAACATCACATTACAAGTCTTCACTTTAATCCGCAGTGTTGGTGGATGTGCAGAAAAATCCTCGAGCAGAGAATTAAACGAATGAAGGGAAAGCAACAGGAAGGAACACGGGGGAGTAGAAAAACAATCACAATTGCATGTTCACGATCACAGCTGATGCCGATTTCCCATCTGTAAACATCTGCAGCAGTGGTAACAGAGGCCGAAATAATCAGTCTTTGAGTCCCCGAggaggaacaaacaaacaaaaattgcatttttgatGCAACTGGATTGTGTCTTTCATTAGACACCCCTCACCGCCTTCTGCCTTCATGCCCAATTCTTTAAAACTCCACACACCCAGTTTGTAACGCAGACTTGTTCCTGTCGCTTCAGAGTCACAGAGGCTATTATACAGCTGTTTACACAGACTGAGAAGTTCTTCTTTTGATGAGTTAACTAATATCAAAGTGTAAAATTGTCCCCCTTAATCAATGACACAAGATCACCATTGATGGGCCAACATCACACTGGTCATTTCACCATCATTCATCAGTGCTTTTCTAGCATCATCCATAAAGAAAGTGTTTCTCTAAGAATCCAAAGTTGAGATGTCGAATATCTGATCAAACCTAATTTAATTTAACTACATTTAAGAATAATTAcatcttctaaaaaaaaaagttcaccaAAATTCATAAATATCCAATGAATTACATTTGCTGAAGCTACTACTCTTCTATGGATTCAGTCTTCTCATTAATAAAGGAAGCAGCAGTTGTGATATGGTGCAAAGGAAAGTTTCCCTTCTGTTCACAATAGGTGTGAGATTCAGTAAAAGTCAGTACACATTTTAAGTAATGCCACAATAATCATTTTATTAACAGTAATGTTGACTATGGGTGTATCTTAATATTTGAGGTAGTAATGAGGTGGACTTCAGGTTCATCATCAGCTGTCATCTCACAATCTCCtttgtgagtttctttgttttgtgactGGAGGTCTGCTCACTCAGGCTTGTGTCATCTTCCTCCTAAAAATGAAGCACGGTCATTTTCACACTTCTCAACATTACTGACTAGTAAGTTTTAATTGAAGAATGTGAAGAAATCACATCTTAAATGggaaacattaaatatatagttttttgaATGGTGGAGATTGTTTGTACAGACCTTTAACATGTCCTGCAGAAGGTCCTGAGAGGGCAGCAGACAGGCTGCCTCTCCCAGGAACGTGATGAGGACCTGGAGGACGTCAGACCAGTCGCCCACCGTCAGCATGAGCACCAGTAAGGCTCCCTGTCGCAGCACTGCAGTGTGGAAGAGGCCCTCTGCTCCGATCTGCCGATTCTGATCCTCTGCatcatgtaaaaaacaaacaaagttacCCAAGAACATTTATAGGTCTTGTGGTTGTGCTTGCTTCCGTTCTGAGAtatgaattgtgtttttaatataatcAGCATGTTTTTGActcacatgaatgttttttcaactactctaatgttttttgtttgtgtattagTGTATCTGTTGTATCATGTCGTCTGCTGTGTCCTgatctgtgtctgttttgtcatttgtcactgCGCATGAATAACCAAACAAACTCCCCATCTCAAACGTATCTAATCTAGAAGCTTGTCCATCTCCAGTCTTCCTAAAGACgcagttttatttctcactcTGCTGCTCGGACCATCACCTTGGATATAGACCACCAGCATAGTGTAGCAGAGTGTCAGTGGAGTCCAAAACTTGAGCGCATCCTTCTGGGACAGGAAGTGTTCATAAACTGTGGCGAAGGAAGCCACAGTCGCTAGAGCAAAAACCAAGATGACCGCTCTTTGCAATGAAGCCAGTATGGTGTGTCCAGAGGTCAGGAGGGTGATGCATTTCCCACAGTAATGCTCTGTGCTATGCAGTGGGTAGAGTCTGGCCGCATGGCTCAACAGACTGCAGCTGACACTCGCCAGTGCCCAGCTGAGTGCAGCATCCAGAAACAAGTTGAGGGAGCTGTGTGGAGCCCCCTGATGGAGGAACACCAGAGTACAGGTGAAGCAGCAACCCAGGGAAAACTGGCACTGGATCAGGAGGAGGGCTGGGCCTCGGCCATTGGCATCCTGagtaaagacaaacacaggagCATGGATGAAAATGGCTCAGTTGAGTGCTAGAGGGATGTATATGTTGGACACAAGAACTGACAAGGAAAGAGCCCCCTGCAATAGATGTGAAATAAGACAAAGTCAGTGTTTTCAGCTGCTCCGTTCGTATTGTTGAGTAACTCACCAGTCCGGCTGATACCCAAGAGGAAACAGCTCGGAGAGAAAACTCCAGCACTAGGAGAGACGCAACCCGTGAGCCCACCAGAGACAGGACGAACGTCAGGTACCAGAACTGGAGCGCCGCTCTCCAGTTCAGTCTCGGAGGACTGACCGGTGAGGGTGACCTCTGCTTGCTCTCAGTTTCAGAATCACTGTGTGAAGAGAAACATGGGGAATAACTCTACTGCTCTTAAAAGTTCACttcattctctccttcttttccaaGACTAAACTCACCTGCATGTTTGAATGAAGTGGTAAACTCTCATCAGATTGCACAGCACTGATATTCCACATGCGCCCACGAGACCTTTACCAAAAACACCGCAAGCAAAACTAAGTATGCACAGAAACTGCATTACTTTGCAAGAATTGAGAGTAAAATAGAAACTCTTTTTTATCACCGCATTGGAGAAAAAGATGTCAACTCACCACGAAGAAAACAGTCAGTTAGGTTTGCATCGAAAGGCGTCCATTCAGAAGTTCCCAGGATCCAGGAGATGGGCAGAAACATGCTTGTTTTCcgaaggtcacacacacacaagagcacTATGATCTCCCCCCACTCATGCTACCACAATCTGAAACCTGTCCAGTAAAGAGAGTGGAGAACAAGTCGATCTCTGCTGAACCCCTGTAAGTGAAACCGTGGGTAAAGATTTCTTCCTATTGATGAAGTCTGATTGTGCTCCACGCTCTAGTTCCAAAGGTCAAATTTGATTTGAGCTTGGTCGTCAGTCTCACCATTTCCTGATGAAGGGGGCTGAAAGCCCTCTTAAAGAAAACGATGATTAGGTTTACAGAGCAATCAGGCACCTTTTAACTGGGTCAGAATAAAATCACACATTGCTTACAATGTCTCTTAGGAATCAGGTATTTTAAAGATGCAGCATTTGTGCCAGAGATGatacaaaaacaatatacaatatatttcatacaagaaaactttattattattattattaacaactGGTGTTCAAAGGCTTTGAGTATCCAAAGGTAAAATTTCTGTCAATAAAAACCTCAAAATCAAATGGCATTCTTGGCTTAAAGTACCAGTCCTTCATTTGAGagttaataaaaacaatcccATCACATCTTTCTTTACATTTAACAGACAAGGCAACACGAGTTATGCATTTAACTGTGACACATTACAGCAGCCTCACTGGATTATAAACATGGAATAGagaattttatgttttaataatccAGAATTGTTCTTGCACTTCATTGATTTGCTTGCCAACCCACACTGCAGGCACCTCTCTCACTATCAGTGTTCCTGAGAGATCACTTTTAAATTCATCATTTGAGGTATTTTGAAGGTAAAACCTGATCAGTGCATCAACAACTTCTCATGTGGGAGAATTTAGGAATTCCTCAAAATGTCTGTGCAACGTGTCCATCTTCCATCAAGTATGTAACGCTCTTCCATGGGACAGAACAAGTCTctcataaacaacaacaaacaattagtttgacattttgggaattgTGCTTATTCATACTACCGTACAGACATGAAAGTGGTATCAGCAGtatcatattttacaaaatgtctgaCTTATTTTTTATCTACAGTCTTCCTTTCATTGATGGACCACTTTGATAGCTCTAAATGAGTTCAGCAGTTTGGAGCGTATTTGGGGCGTTTTAGCTCCGGCTGTCCTTCACTGCCTGATGCCTCATCAGATCCCAGAACAACATGCTGAGCACCGTGTGTGGGGCCAGACGCAGGAAGACGGGGCCCATGCCTTTGTAGAACCCCAACAGACCCTCAGCTTGGCACACCTTCAGCACGCAGTCTGAAAATCCATGGTACAGACGTCCCTTAAAGgcagaaaagaataaaaacaataagctTTCGTCTCAGTCTGTATTTAGATTTAAAACTTAATCCCACAACAGTCTTTTCTGCCAATACTcaagcacaagcacaaatgTGATGAGATTATTTGAACTCACCCGATGAAACTCATCCACCGGCTGATTGTAGAGCCTCGTACTAATGACGTCAAACGGTGTTATAGTGAACGCCACAGCAACTCCACTGATCATGGCGGCGATCAAAGCTATGAGCACACTGTTTGGACTAAACCTCTGCAAAGAAAGTAAGAACCTGATGATTAACTGGAATTTGACTTTTGGCTGACAGAGTGACGGTAACAtgttctgtaaaaaataaatacatatatatatcagctGTTCATCACATCTACCTGGGAATGTGACACCCATTCCTTGGCCGAGGTGAAGGTCGCCAGCTGAGCAGCTGATCCCACCATGACTCTAGGCACGGCCCCGTTCACACCCCTCCAAAGACCAATCAAACCTTCTCTTCTATAGATGGAAACAAAGGCATCAGACACTccctgaaataaagaaataaaaaacgaaAGGTGAAAAGTGAATTGGAAGTAGCAGATAATTTTGCCTAACTTTCAATATTATGTGGTCATAGTACATGAGAACAatttgccaaagaaaaaaacccaaaacattttcatgcatgTAACCTCGAGTCATACCAGTTAAAAGTAGTTTCCTTACAACTGAAGTTTAATGTTGTGGGTATCAcaataaaacattcatgttGTGTAGTAGAAATTTCTAAATCCTGTGTATTCTTCATATGCATATTTCTAATTACCCTCAGACCAAGATTGACTAACTAACTCAATTGATTTCCTGAGGAGTATCTGAGAAGTAACATCAGTGCGTCACTCAATGTCTAAGAACAGGacaagataagatgaccttgaaGACGATTGTAATTACGCTCCCTGATATGAGGTACCAGGGATATCTACTGGGTGGAGCTAAGATGGAAATTACATGATGTCCaaactaataaaaatgataacaaTGTTGGCTGTCCCTCAATAATAAGAACAACTAAATCAATTCAAGGGGTTAGACAATCAAAGGTTGCACAAGCCCACACGCAATAAACAGTTAAATAAAACAAGTGAACGCACGGACGTGGGACtatgaaaaatatagaaaatatatgaTCATTGTATAAAATGTATGATGCATCAAACTACCCAAACCAGACCAGCAACAACATTCAAATACTGCAGGTGCTTAAGTTGCGACATAGAAGGCCTTTTACTTACACTTGCAACTGAAGCATTTGAAAACATCATATCAAATAATTTCagataaaaacaacttgtattCATGTGTCTTAGTTGGAACATGTCCGTCTTACCAGGTGGTTATGCTGGTGACCTACAGCTATGGCTTGCACAGTTTGAGCTTGCAGATGGGTCTTCACCTGTGAATACAAATGCAGCACACAAAGTTTATGTGTTCAGTTAAGTTCTATACACCACACTGCACATTACTGTGCAGAATTCAAGTACAGATAAAAACCAAACTCGTCACCAAGTCGGATGTTGATTGAGTCAGATACCGAGATGACTTGCATAACAATTACAGGTAACTCTGCTTTTGTTCACCTGGTATGAGTTACAGGTATGTACTTTGCCAGTAATCAGACAAAGAGATTCCTGAGTCATTTGCACCAAACCTTAATGATCTGCATGTAGATTACATTCAAAGCACCAAAACAATGCCTcaaacttcattcatttattgacaACGGCTCGAAAAATAtaagatactgtatatttttggCAGCGGTGCATCGGTTGAAGCAACGTGCAGTGTATATTTAGTGAGCTGGATATAGACAAGCATGTCATGGCTCAGTATTGTCTTTCCATGACAGGGATAAAGGTCAGATGACTTGGCCGAGGcagaaaaacatcaacatgactCGTCTCACATTTAAGGGTGACATGCAGAGGACGTTCACAAAAAACGTGCAGTAAATCGAGGAGGTGGTGACATTTGTGTTAGAATAACAGACATGTCTTTAGAGCGTTATAGATCGTTATAGTTATTTAGTTTTATAGATGACCATTAAAtctgcatctttttttgaaCAGCAGAGCTGAGTGGGACCTGGTTGTGGGTGACACAGGACAGACATGCATTGACTTAGCTTAAGATTacattgcatttaaaatgtctttaaactCAAAGTTATCTACGACCAACCCGGTTCTTCTTTATACACCCACGTAATGTTTCTTTGCGTCCTCGGCTCTTGCACTGGCTCAACGATAGAtagcagatagatagatataaaacATTTGAGACGCCTTTGAAACTGAGCTGTGTGCTTTCATGTTTCTTGTTCTTGCCGACTTACAATATGGTTGCAGGTGATTAAAAAGGGTTTCAAAGTTGGCTTttccagttgttgttttaaaaatatatatatatatttcactttaTCAGAAGTTTATTTTAGTCGGTCTTAAATAAATGCTGACATGcccatacagtatgtacagtgaAAGAGTTATCGGTTGCTGCAATTTTTCCTCATGTTCACGTTGGTCttgaaaataacttttaataACATTGctccaaaacacaaatcaagCAGGGATCTCCAAAAGTCAAAGAGTCTGTTTGCTTTACAATCGCTTTAAACTCAGCAAGAGAACCTGGTCCAGGGAAACAACAAGGGGGAGTTCCACAGCAAAAAGACAATTTACGTTTGGAAGATCCGCTCTGATTTGTATGAACCAGACTGTTGAATCCTCACATTAGCTTTgagtcaataataataattttcagaAAACAGACTGTACACAACAATGGATTTATCTCTGTGGtggcgttgttgttttttgcaacaGATTACAACTCAAGGGAGGTTTAATTAAGGTTTGGTCTGGATCCAGCGGGTGAAAACATGAAgtggtttatttttatgaaaatgtacaataatTACCAAGAGCACTTGGGAACATCATGTCAATGTGCCATTTAGCCATACAGGCTCACCTTCTTCATAGTCCCTGTCAGGTTGTTGGCATGTAACAAAAAACTTTAGccaaactgtctgtctgcatgtaaAAAAGCATTTGGCTGAAAACCTTTGTATAATATATCTGATTCTTTCCTCACAATTATCCATATTGTTTTCCTACAGAAGATCTCTTGTCTTCTTTTTGCTCATGTCAGTTGTTTGCCTGTTAATTAACTtatttgcgtttgtgtgtgtttaggtaaGTGTAACCTAATCACATGAGATCCTCTTTCAATGGTACACAGGTCTCAATTTCCTGTTAGGTTTGGTAATTaacttcatacacacacaaccagatACTGTATGCAACAGACACCACCACAAACATGCAATGGCTGACATCTTCTTCAATTTTTGAGGGACGTACAATTAATATTCGCAAGGAGCAGGAGCATAAGACATGACTCCTGTTCAGCATAATGCACAGACAGTAACAGCTACAGCATATATCAAAAAGATGACGCAGACAACTCAAGGAGAGGAGATTAATATTTGATATCACAAGATGTTTACCTGCgaagaaaataagataagattGTGCCACACAAACTTTCCCctattattttttgtcatccTCTCAAATACAGTTTAGTTTTACCTCCTTGAGTGTCACAAAACTACTGATAACTCACAGACATGCACCCTGGGGTGAGGAGTTGTAAGTAGAGATTGCTTTGGTGATCAACCTCAGAGACACAAATCAGTTTTGAAGGAGAAAAAGTTGGTGTACTTTTAATGCAGTCAATGTCTATGGACCTTCTTGTTTGTTATGCGTTCCGGCTTTCCTCTGGGAACATTGGAAACCACTTCTGTAGAGGATGCATTAAAAAAGAGGAACTTACCAGGTAGGCAGGAGAGGCAATGAAGGCACCCAGAGCTCCGGCCCCCGCCCCTGACAGCAGACTCCCCCCATGCAGTGAGGTGATACCCAGACCTTCACAGTAGGAA is a window from the Scophthalmus maximus strain ysfricsl-2021 chromosome 6, ASM2237912v1, whole genome shotgun sequence genome containing:
- the LOC118309274 gene encoding transmembrane protein 82-like; translated protein: MFLPISWILGTSEWTPFDANLTDCFLRGLVGACGISVLCNLMRVYHFIQTCSDSETESKQRSPSPVSPPRLNWRAALQFWYLTFVLSLVGSRVASLLVLEFSLRAVSSWVSAGLDANGRGPALLLIQCQFSLGCCFTCTLVFLHQGAPHSSLNLFLDAALSWALASVSCSLLSHAARLYPLHSTEHYCGKCITLLTSGHTILASLQRAVILVFALATVASFATVYEHFLSQKDALKFWTPLTLCYTMLVVYIQEDQNRQIGAEGLFHTAVLRQGALLVLMLTVGDWSDVLQVLITFLGEAACLLPSQDLLQDMLKEEDDTSLSEQTSSHKTKKLTKEIVR
- the slc25a34 gene encoding solute carrier family 25 member 34, which produces MFDAQPSHRMASTVSTVPHHVFGPSPPPPAVWPPLDFALGALACCGACVFTNPLEVVKTRLQLQGELCARGSYQRHYRGVLQALWVVGRTDGLRGLQKGLTVGLMYQGVMNGVRLGSYSYCEGLGITSLHGGSLLSGAGAGALGAFIASPAYLVKTHLQAQTVQAIAVGHQHNHLGVSDAFVSIYRREGLIGLWRGVNGAVPRVMVGSAAQLATFTSAKEWVSHSQRFSPNSVLIALIAAMISGVAVAFTITPFDVISTRLYNQPVDEFHRGRLYHGFSDCVLKVCQAEGLLGFYKGMGPVFLRLAPHTVLSMLFWDLMRHQAVKDSRS